A region from the Oryzias latipes chromosome 20, ASM223467v1 genome encodes:
- the LOC101166590 gene encoding TNFAIP3-interacting protein 1, giving the protein MSLQENSEERTSVKTRQRLYPSLPNADRYEICLPVGSSREGRRFSGPKCEESPNSSQVGLKAQIVLLEEQRKELLSINKKWAKEYRTMVQYYKEKVRYLKAVSLHDSSEEEAGDEGEKRVTFHVKKADRRTGEGKADVVTAEEEEEAEELRLLNSTLTRRGQHQHEEIRRLNKALEEALCGSRPGGGNGEKLPDIWKHQAEVYKEDFLKERSDRERLKEKYLELEKRSRKAQEELRLLKSQVIRMKPTHTCSCVNPAKSPAWDICSVNRQQRRYTADSKC; this is encoded by the exons ATG TCGCTGCAGGAAAACTCCGAGGAGAGAACGTCTGTGAAGACCCGACAGCGGCTGTATCCGTCCCTGCCAAACGCCGACCG GTATGAAATCTGTTTGCCTGTCGGCTCGAGTCGAGAAGGGCGTCGTTTCAGCGGCCCAAAG TGCGAGGAATCCCCAAACAGCAGCCAGGTCGGCTTGAAGGCGCAGATCGTTCTCTTGGAGGAGCAGAGAAAAGAG CTTCTCTCCATCAACAAGAAGTGGGCAAAGGAGTACAGAACCATGGTGCAATACTACAAGGAGAAA GTCAGATATTTAAAGGCAGTGTCGCTCCATGACAGCTCTGAAGAGGAGGCGGGCGACGAAGGAGAGAAACGCGTCACTTTCCACGTGAAAAAGGCAGACAGACGG ACGGGAGAAGGAAAGGCTGATGTTGTCAccgcggaggaggaggaggaggccgaAGAGCTGCGGCTGCTGAACAGCACTCTGACCCGCAGGGGGCAGCACCAGCACGAGGAGATCAGGCGACTCAACAAG GCTTTAGAGGAGGCTCTCTGCGGTTCTCGGCCTGGAGGGGGGAACGGCGAAAAACTACCAGACATCTGGAAACATCAG GCTGAAGTCTACAAAGAAGACTTTCTAAAGGAGCGCAGTGACAGggagaggctgaaggagaagtaCCTGGAGCTGGAGAAGCGGTCCAGGAAAGCTCAGGAGGAGCTGCGCCTCCTCAAATCTCAG GTGATTCGGATGAAGCCGACCCACACATGTTCCTGCGTAAATCCAGCTAAAAGTCCGGCCTGGGACATCTGCTCAGTCAACCGGCAGCAAAGACGCTACACGGCAGACAGCAAATGCTGA
- the fbxl7 gene encoding F-box/LRR-repeat protein 7, producing the protein MGANNGKQYGSEGKGSSSISSDISSSTDHTPTKAPKNAATAEENSTRTLSTPSPGLILPSKSSSLSSPALSSNGHETNSSSSSSAPAETVAVIHPQPGSHTRSRQSKAHHLAPIDLLPDHTLLQIFSRLSTNQLCRCARVCRRWYNLAWDPRLWVSVRLTGELLHADRAIRVLTHRLCQDTPNVCLTLETVVVNGCKRLTDRGLHVLAQCCPELRRLEVAGCYNISNGAVFEVVTRCPNLEHLNLSGCSKVTCISLTQEASLQLSPLHGQQISIHYLDMTDCFSLEDEGLRTIAAHCPRLTHLYLRRCVRLTDEALRHLALYCSSIRELSLSDCRLVGDFGLREVARLEGCLRYLSVAHCTRITDVGVRYVARYCPRLRYLNARGCEGLTDHGLGHLARSCPKLKSLDVGKCPLVSDSGLEQLAMYCQGLRRVSLRACESVSGRGLKALAANCCELQLLNVQDCEVSPEALRFVRRHCRRCVIEHTNPAFY; encoded by the exons AGAACAGCACCAGGACTCTGAGCACGCCCAGTCCAGGTCTGATCCTGCCTTCCAAGTCCTCTTCTCTCTCCTCACCGGCTCTCTCCAGTAACGGCCATGAGACCAACTCCTCGTCCTCATCTTCTGCTCCGGCCGAGACGGTGGCGGTGATCCACCCTCAGCCTGGCAGCCACACCCGCTCCAGACAGTCCAAAGCCCACCACCTCGCCCCCATTGACCTCCTCCCCGACCACACCCTGCTACAGATCTTCTCCCGCCTTTCCACCAACCAGCTGTGCCGCTGCGCACGCGTCTGTCGCCGCTGGTACAACCTGGCGTGGGACCCCAGGCTGTGGGTCAGTGTGCGGCTCACGGGGGAGCTCCTTCACGCCGACCGCGCCATCAGGGTGCTCACCCACCGGCTGTGCCAGGACACCCCCAACGTGTGTCTGACGCTGGAGACGGTGGTGGTCAACGGCTGCAAGAGACTGACCGACCGCGGGCTGCACGTGCTGGCCCAGTGCTGCCCCGAGCTGCGCCGTCTGGAGGTGGCCGGGTGCTACAATATCTCCAACGGGGCAGTGTTCGAGGTGGTGACTCGCTGCCCCAACCTGGAACACCTGAACCTCTCAG GATGCTCCAAGGTGACGTGCATCAGTCTCACCCAGGAAGCGTCGCTGCAGCTGTCGCCGCTGCACGGCCAGCAGATCTCCATTCACTACCTGGACATGACCGACTGCTTTTCCCTGGAGGATGAGGGTTTGCGGACTATCGCCGCGCACTGCCCCCGCCTCACCCACCTGTACCTGCGGCGCTGCGTCAGACTGACAGACGAGGCTCTGCGCCACTTGGCTCTGTACTGCTCCTCCATCAGGGAGCTGAGTCTCAGCGACTGCCGCCTTGTGGGCGACTTCGGCCTGCGCGAGGTGGCCCGGCTGGAGGGCTGCCTGCGGTACCTGAGCGTGGCCCACTGCACCCGGATCACAGACGTGGGCGTGCGCTACGTGGCCCGCTACTGTCCCAGACTGCGCTACTTAAACGCCAGGGGCTGCGAGGGGCTAACGGATCACGGCCTGGGCCACCTGGCCAGAAGCTGCCCCAAACTGAAGTCTCTGGACGTGGGCAAATGCCCGCTGGTGTCGGACAGCGGGCTGGAGCAGCTGGCTATGTACTGCCAGGGCCTGAGGCGCGTCAGCCTCAGGGCCTGCGAGAGCGTGAGCGGCAGAGGACTCAAAGCTCTGGCAGCGAACTGCTgcgagctgcagctcctcaacgTGCAGGACTGCGAGGTGTCGCCGGAGGCCCTGCGGTTCGTCCGACGCCACTGCCGGCGCTGCGTCATCGAGCACACGAACCCGGCTTTCTACTGA